The Teredinibacter sp. KSP-S5-2 genomic interval ACTTAATATCTGTTTTGCCAAGTTACCTGAGTCTGTTCTTCTCCGGCGCTAACTACTTATTAATGATTCGTTTGTTCCGGGTACTACGGGTTTTCAGAGTATTCAAGTTATTCCGTTACTTGTCCGAAGCGAATGTGTTAATACGCTCCCTGGGTATGGCGAGACGCAAAATCCTGGTGTTCTTTATATCGGTGTTGGTCTTGTCCACGGTGTTTGGCTCGCTTATGTATATTGTTGAAGGTGGCCAGAACGGTTTTAGCAGTATTCCCAAAAGTATCTATTGGACAATCGTGACCATTACCACCGTTGGTTACGGTGATATCACACCGCACACGGTACTAGGACAGTTCATTGCTTCTTTGGCGATGTTGACCGGCTATTCGATCATTGCCATCCCGACAGGAATTCTAACCGCCGAGTTATCACAGGAAATACAGCGAGAGCGCAATAATAAGGCTTGTGGTATTTGTGACCGGTATGGGCATGATGTCGATGCGCACTTCTGTAAATATTGCGGAGGGAAGATCCCCGATTGACGGCCGGTTTCAAGCAAGCGCAGGGCTGGGGGCTTTTATCTTCGCTGCTTTATGTGGTTCTACGGCAGTATTGTTGGGGTCAGTAAGCCAGTGAATTAATCGAAACTCTCCCGAGTGTTCTTCCACAATCGCCGTGCAGGACTCAACCCAGTCCCCCGTATTCAGGTACTGGAACCCTTCCGAATCTTTTATGGCTGCATGGTGGATGTGGCCACATATTACACCGTCAAAGTTTTGTTTTTTTACAGCCAGAGTCACTGCGTCTTCATAGTCATGAATGTACTGTTTTGCCCGCTTGATGTTGTGCTTTAGAAAGCTGGCGAGAGACCAGTAACCAAAACCATAATTTGCCCGGATACGGTTATACAGTCGATTAAGCATCATTAAAAACTCGTAACCGTGGTCGCCAATAAACTTTAGCCATCTGCTGCACCGCGTGACGCCATCGAACTGGTCGCCATGTATGACGAGAATACGTTTTGCATCTTGCGTAATATGAATTTTTTTATTCAGCAATTGAATGTTTTCAAAACGATTGTTGGCAAACCTACGCAAGAATTCGTCATGGTTACCAGTAATATAAAAGACAGGTGTTCCTTTTTTGGATAGTTTTAAAACACGTCGAACAAAACGGTTAAATTGTTTGTTCCAGTAGATCCCGGAACGCATTTTCCAGCCATCGATAATATCGCCGACCAAATATAGCTCGTTACAGGAATAGTGTTTCAAAAAGTTATTGAGTTGTTTCGCTTTGCAGTCTTTGGTGCCTAAATGAACATCAGAAATGAAAATTGTCCGAAAGTCGTTCACTGAAGGCGGTGTCGTTCCGCTTTCACTCTGACCGGCGCGTTTTGCTGAAATGTTTTTAACAATGGTATTGGTTAATTCGTGCATCCGCGTATTGTTAAAAGCTTCTATGAAACTCGTATTATGTATTTATTAAATTCCTGTGAAAGCAAAGTTATGTATACGAAATCAAGGAGTGATATTCGATTTATTTCTATGTGGAAGGTATTTGATTTGAAAGGTCATTTTGTTGCTGATTCGCGTTGAGGGTGGTCTATACTCAATGATACCGCAGTAGGTGTGGGGTTTATTAACGTACATTGCGGCTGGGAATAACGTAAATAATGCAGGGACTAGCCTAAATGCTGAACTAATTTGGTTTTGTATGAGCAAACTGCGAGCTGACTTTAGGGGCATCTCCTTATTTGAAGAGTCGCCCACGCAAAGGAAGAGTAGTCAACTCAGAAGCTTCTCTGTGTCCAATAACCGTGAGCTTCAAGAGTTGCTAGACGCTATGCACTCTGTGGTTCTTTATATGGACCGTTGGGGAGTTATAAAACACGGAAATCAAAAAGCAATCGAGCATTGGAGCCCTCTGGATGGTATAGAAGGTAAAAGTTTTCTTGAAATCGCTGTGCATTGGGATGACCCATCGGAAAGGCAGCGAGAAATCATGCAGGTGATTCGTACCGGGACACCGGCTTGGGGTGTTCGGGAGCGGGAAGTCAACCTCGGTGTCGAGCGCTGGTTTCAAGTTGATAAAGTACCGACAGCGGAGGACGATGGCAGGATCACCGGCGTCCTTTTATTGATGACCGATATTACCGAAAACGTTGTCAGAGAGCGGGCGTTGCGTGAAAGTGAATCCCGTTATCGAGCGTTTATTGCCAACAGTGCAGATGCTATTTGGCGTTACGATGTCTGCCCTCCTGTCGATACCCGTCTACCGCCGGAAGAACAAGCCGAACTGATTATAAAGCGCGCAATTCTTGTGGAGTGTAATGAACGGCTGGCACGGCTTTTCGATGCCTCACACATTAACGACCTGCTTGGACTTCCTATCCATCGAAATGGATCGCTCTCCACCAAAAAAGATATCCTGGTTTTTGTTCAGGGAGGATATCGTCTGGAAGACAGAGAGTTTACCCGTATAAATCGTCATGGCGAACGCAACTGTTTGCAGAGTTCAGCGACGGGCATTATTGAAAATGGTTTTCTGACTCGAGCTTGGGGGACCACGCGTGATATTACCGATCAAAAACGCTATATCGATCGGATGGAGTATCTGGCGACTCATGATTCCCTGACCACCTTACCTAACCGAACACTCTTATATCGACGTATTGATGAAGCGTTGGTGAATAGAAAAGAAAAACAAAAAATGGCCTTAATGCTAATTGACCTTGATCGCTTTAAAGAGATCAACGACACACTCGGTCATGCAGCAGGGGATAAAGTACTTAAATTACTCGGGCCCAGATTAGAAGCTGAGCTTGGCGATACGCCCGGTACGGTTGCCCGTCTTGGCGGAGATGAGTTCGCTATCTTTTTGCCCAACATTCGCAATACACAACAAGCGGCAGTGTTGGGTCATCGATTTCTTGATTGCATCTGCCAGATTTTTGAAGTTGAGGGGTACAGAACAGAAATTAGCGCCAGTATCGGAATTTCGTTGTGCCCGGATCAGGCCTGTGACGTCAGCACCATGATGAAATATGCTGATGTGGCGATGTACCAGGCTAAAACCACCATGAAGGGGGTGGCAATTTACGATTCCAGTTTTGACCCTCATTCACCCAAGCGTCTGGAATTAATGGGCGCTCTTGGTATTGCGATTCGTGAAGGACAATTACTTTTACATTTCCAACCGAAGATTAATTTGAAAAACCATCAAATCTACGGTTTTGAAGCGCTAGTAAGATGGAATCATCCTGAAATGGGGTTTGTTCCGCCGACAGATTTTGTTCCGATAGCCGAACGATCGAATTTAATTTATCCGCTGACCTTGTGGGTGTTGGAAAACAGTATCAAGCAATGTGCAAAATGGCGAAGCATGGGAATGGATATTTCGGTTGCGATGAATTTGTCTGCGCGAAATGTTACCGATGACCGATTGATTACCGATTTAGCCAAGCTGCTTCAGGAATATCGTCTTCCCGGCGAATATCTGGAAATGGAAATTACCGAAAGCACGTTGATGTCCGACCCCAATCGTGCGTTGATTCAACTACGAAGAATTAACGCTTTGGGTGTGGTATTAGCAATTGATGACTTCGGGACGGGCTATTCGTCATTGGCGTATTTAAAACGTTTGCCTGTTCAGAGTTTGAAGATAGATCGCTCGTTTATCTTCAACATGCTTTGTGATGAGCAGGACGAGATAATCGTTAACTCCACAGTAAACCTGGCGCATAATCTGGGTCTTAGCGTTGTGGCAGAAGGTGTGGAGTGTATGGAAACCTATGATCGTTTGGAAAAGCTATCATGTGATAGCGCTCAAGGGTATTACATTGCCCGTCCAATGAGCGAAAATGAAATTTGTGACTGGCTGGAAAGCTCAAGCTGGGAAATTCCCAAATTGGATATGCCCAACTAGTTGCCTTCCATATCCTTCTTCATATCTCTTGCGTCTTTTAAGCGTTGTTCGATTTTTGCGCGTGTGTATTTATCTGAATCCACCAGCTTAAGTGCATTTTTAAGTTGAATTTCCGCTTTGTCAGGCAAACCGTTCAGCATAAAGTATTCGGCTCTGGCGCGATGGACTTCCAGTATATCTCCTGCCAAGCCGTGTACTTCGGCAAGTAAGTACCACACATAGTCATCTTTGGGGCGGCGCTCAACATGTCTTTCTAACAATTGTTGGCACTGTTCATATTTACCTGCCTGCATATATATTTCTGCCAGAGAAACATTTAGCGGGTGATTGCGCGGGTAATCTTTGAGTAATGCCTCAAGAGGTTTGACCGCTTTTTGAAATTGTTCTTCCTCGGACCAGAGTTTGGACTGGGCGATAATGTAAAAAAAGTTCTTCGAATCGCCTTTTAGTAATTCTGTCAGCAGTTCTTGCGCTTTGGCGAATTCCCTTGTGCGGGTGTAGGCGAGTGCAAGACCATACTTTGCTGGTTCAACGGGAGTGACTTTGCTTTCCAGCATCGACTCAAAAATACGCACGGCTTTATGCGGGTTATGCTCGTGCAATAAATTGGTGCGGGCTTTTAATAAAAGGTACTCTAGGCTGGCAAACTGGGGTTGGGTTTGGTACTTCTGTGCGCGCAGTTTTGAATCTGTAACACGGGATTCTGTTACCGGGTGAGTTAACAGAAACTCGGGGGGACGGCGCTGATAGCGAGTGATTTTTAACATCTCTTCGAACATGTCTGGCATGGCAGAAGGGTCTGCACCAGAGCGAACTAAGGTTTCCATTCCAACACGATCCGCTTCTCTTTCCATTTGTCGACTAAAACTTAGTTGGTTGCTCATCGCCGCGGCTTGGGTTGCGGAAATGGCAGCAATACCCGCGTCACCGCCTGCGGTAGCAGAAAGAAGAATACTGGCGATAATGGCGGCAAGCGTGGGGATTTGCGCGTCTTTTTGTGCTTCTAATCGGCGAGAGTAATGTCGTTGACTTAAGTGGGCCAATTCGTGAGCCAGTACGGACGAAAACTGATACTGGTTTTCTGCATACTTAAACAACCCTGTGTGCACACCGATAACGCCTCCCGGTACAGCGAATGCGTTAATTGCCGGGTTTTCGATAACCAGAACATCAAGACGTTTGTCTTCCAGCGCACTATAACGGGCGAGATTTAGAATGGTTTGTTCAACATAGTCCTGCAAAAAAGGGTCGGTCGATGTGGGAATGTGTGACCGGTATACCCGTAACCATTTTTGCCCCAACTCGTATTCTTGAGCCAGGGTGAGCATGCCTCCGCCAGATTGCCCAAGGTCCGGTAATTCAACTTCCGTGGAACTGCTGACCGGTAGGGATAATAGGGTGAAAACTGGCAATAGCCAAAGTATGAAGAACCGTATTGAATGTCCCAATTTAAATCTCGATTAAATAGTTTTTATCTTGCCAGTTATAGCTTCTCAAGAGCGTAAGTGTAATGCACTATACTGCCTGCGCAAACCGCTTCGCTGCGGCTTGCCGTTATGTGTGTTAGATTGCGCAGCCGGCATGAGGTTCCCGTTATGCCCGTAGAAGAAAAGACTGGAGATGTTATTGCGATGGCGTGATTGCCATGTAGCAGGACGCAATGGGAAAGTTGGCTAGGCAGAGGGGGTGACAACGCAGAAAGCGAATCATTCTTTTATCAAAGCAGTGTCCTGCTTTTCTGCAGGCTGGTTAATAATCAAACGGTTTCGTCTTATACGAAGGTGAATAGTCTGTGATTCATATTATACAACGTTGGGTTGATCGCTATTTTGCTGATGAAGAAGCGGTATTAGTTGCGGTAATGCTCATCGCTGGTCTTGCTGTGGTATTGAGCATGGGGGTGGTATTGGCGCCCATGATCGCGGCATTAATTATTGCTTTTCTCATGCAGGGGTTGGTACAGCGGCTGGAATCCTGGGGCTGTGGCCACCTGTTGGCGGTGTCGATTGCGTTTCTCGTTCTGGCTGGCAGCATTGTTGTCGCTTTAATTTATATTCTTCCCGCGATATGGCGACAACTGCTGAACCTGTTTGCCGAAGCTCCCCGAATGCTTATGGAAGGTCAGTCTGTGCTGTTGCTGTTACCGGAAAAGTACCCCGGTCTGATTACAGAAGCGCAGGTGAAAGGATTGATTGGTGGCTTAAGAGCGGATCTGGGCCATGTGGGGCAATCAGTTGTTTCGTTTTCTTTGGCTCAACTCCCAATTTTGGTTGCGGTATTAATATACGTTGTACTTGTGCCTATCCTGGTATTTTTCTTTTTAAAAGATGGCAAGGAAATGATTGCCTGGCTGACCAGCGTTTTACCCAGAGAACGTCCTGTGATGCGTAAAATCTGGCGGGAAATGAACGAACAAATCGCCAATTATGTTCGTGGTAAGGTGGTGGAAATTTTCATCGTTGCGGTGGTGACCAGCATTGCCTTTAGCTTTCTGGGGTTGAACTATGCCTTGCTGTTGGGGGTTGCCGTGGGGATGTCGGTGTTAATCCCCTATATCGGTGCGGCGGTGGTTACCTTGCCAGTTGCCATTATTGCGTTTTTTCAATGGGGCTGGTCGACAGATCTGATGTACGTGATGATCGCGTATGGTGTTATCCAAGCCATTGATGGCAACATTCTGGTTCCGTTGCTTTTTTCTGAAGCGGTAAAAATGCACCCTGTGGTGATTGTGCTCGCGGTTCTGGTCTTTGGCGGTCTTTGGGGGTTTTGGGGGGTGTTCTTCGCAATTCCTTTGGCGACGTTGTGTAAGGCCATTATGAATGCCTGGCCAACTAAACATAAGCAGGAGACGGCTGAAACTTCCCCGGTGTAAGCCTTGTCTTAGTAGCGTTTCGTGAGTGGCCTTCGCAAAAGTGGAGGCTTTCTTCTAACCAGAATAGAGTTTTTATGTTGCGTCTTTCCCGTCATAGTCGTTTGTTCTTTACCCTTCTAATTCTTATTTGTTCCTGCGGGAATATGGCTTACGGGGTTGAGAATAAACAATCCTCCACCCTGGATATTGTTACACCCGTTAGCGATCAGCGTGAATACCAATATCTGGAGCTGGAAAACGGATTGCGGGTGTTCATTATTTCAGACTCAGAAGCAGAACGCTCCGCGGCGGCGCTGGATGTGAATGTCGGCAGTGGCAATGACCCCGCAGACCGTATGGGGCTTGCCCACTTTTTAGAACACATGCTTTTTCTTGGCACCAAAAAATATCCATCATCGTCCGAGTTTCAGGATTTTGTTACCGGGCACGGCGGACAGCATAATGCCTACACCAGCCTGGAGCATACCGCCTATGTTTTTGATATCGAAAATTCGGCGTTTGCACAGGGGCTGGATCGCTTTGCCCAGTTTTTCATTTCCCCGTTATTTGATCAAACCTATATTGAGCGTGAAAGAAACGCGGTTCACTCAGAGTTCCGATCAAAATATCGTAACGAGGGGCGGAGGCAAATGGATGTGTTGCGCACCGTCCTCGATTCCAGCCACCCCCTTGCCAAGTTTTCTACCGGCAATCTGGATACGCTTAACGTAGATTCACCCAGGCCACTTTACGATGACCTGGTCCGTTTTTATAAAGAGCATTATTCTGCAGACAACATGTCGCTTGTACTGGTGAGTAACCAATCGGTTGCAGCACTAGCGGCATTGAGTCAGGAGCTTTTTGGCGATGTGCCAAAACGCCAAGTGAAAAACACCATAACCAGCTCTGCCGAATTTATTGCTAAGGATCGCCTGCCAGCAGAAATCCAGATTCAACCCCTGACAGAATCACGCACCCTAAGTTTGCTATTTCCTGTTCCGCCCACAGTGGAGTATTACCGGGAAAAACCCTTGTCGTATCTTGGTTTCTTCCTGGGGCATGAAGGTAAGGGGAGCCTGCTTTCTGCACTTAAAACCCACAATTGGGTGACGGCTCTTAGTGCAGGAGCCGGAATGGATTGGCCCGGTGGAGAGTTATTTTCAGTACAGATGGAATTAACGGAAGAAGGGGTCAAGCACATCGCGGATATTGAAGCGTTATTTTTTGAATATACCGCGCTGTTAAAGAACAAGGGAATCGCCAAGTGGCGGTTCGAAGAAATGAAAAAGTCCGGGCAGATGAATTTCCAGTACGCGGATAAAATCTCGGCCTATCGCGAAGCCATGTATTACTCCCGAAGTATGCATGACGTTCCCATTCGGGATATTTTTTCTTCGTTGTACCTGTTTGAAAACTATGACGAGAAATTGATTCGTCGTTACTTGTCTTACCTGTCACCGCGCAACTTAGTGAGAAAAATTGTTGCACCCGGTGTGGAATCGGAACAGGTGAGTCCGTTTTACCAAACGCCCTATGTTTTTATGGAAAACGTTGCGGTGAAAGCGGCCTGTCAATCTGACGTCTGCAACAGCCTGAAGCAAAGTTTGGCGTTGCCAGAACCCAACAGCTATTTACCAGAAAACTTTACCTTGCAGGGTAAGACAGAACAAAAACAACCGATTCTTATTGATCAGGCCGATGCCTACAAGGTGTGGTATGCCCCGGATAATGAATTTGAACTGCCGGTTGCTTATGTGAAAGCCCGTTTTAAATTGCCGGATGTTGCCTCCAGTGCCGAAGGTTACATTGCCGCCAAAATTGCACTCGAGTTGCTGAAAGAATCGATGAATGAAACTGCCTATGCGGCATCGATGGGAGGCTTGAGCTACCAACTAAAAACCAACAGCCGTGGAATTGATTTGAATTTTTCGGGCTACGATGACTCTCTGGACAAATTAGTCTTGGATGTGGCCAGCGACATTCGCAAATACCGGAAAAACAAGAAGTATCGTAAGGCGTTAAACAAAAAATATTTTGAACAAATTCGAAACGACTTTATTCGAGAACACAAAAATAAAAAGCTGGCGACACCCTATCATCAGTTGTTAACCGAAATGCCCGCGGTGTTATACCACCCTTATTGGTCGTGGGAAGAGGAAAATACAGCGCTGGAAAATATCACCTTCGACAGTTTTTCCCGTTACAGCGAGAGGCTTCTGGATACGGCGCAAGCTGAAGTCTTTATTTATGGTAACTGGACCTCGGTTGAAGCCAGAGCCGTATCCCGCCCGGTATTAAAAATCATAAAAAGTTTCGACGGTGTTTTTGGCGTTAAGCGTGCCAAGTCACCGGTTATTGCCGAAGGGGTAGTGGTTAACCTACCGCAAACCGATACAATTCCAACCGTTGAAGTGCCGGTGAATCACCAGGACAAAGCGGTTGTGGCATATTACCAGGGGCCGGACGACACCTTGGCGACGCAAGCGCGAATGAGGTTGTTGGGGCAAAGCATTGAGACGTTGTTCTACCATCGTTTGAGAACCGAACAGCAGCTTGGTTATATTGTGAATGCCTCGTTCTATCCGATCCGGGAGGTTCCCGCTATAGTCGCGTTGGTTCAGTCCCCAAGTGTCGAGCCGGAGAAAATTCTGGAGCACATTCACCAGTTTTTTATTGATTCCGAGAGCCAGGTGTTTGCGCAGTTGGAGCGGGACAAGCAGGCCTTGATCAATATATTGACGGAAAAAGCTCAGGGGCAGGCAGAGCAGGTAAACCAATGGTGGACGAGCATTCTGGTCGACGACCTGACCTTTGATGAATACCAGCGCATGGCCGACCTGGTCAGGGGATTCACCCTGGAAGATATGAAGACTTTCTACCGCTCAGTATTTGTCGAGTCCGCCAAGCCATTAGTGGTTTTGACTCCAATTTCTGCTCAGTCGGCCTTGCCGCTGAGGAAAGTAGAGGATTATGAGGCCTTCCGGGCAAAGCAAAAGGCCTACGTCTACCCTTAAAGTGGTTGGCAATAATGCTGGAATGAGACATGTTTTACGCCACAGGGTAACACTGTGTTTCTCCGTGGCAGAGCCTGGTAACTGGGGCGCAGGCCTTGATTTTGCTGCGCTGCAGCTAAAGAGGCGCTGGATATATCTGTTTTAGGTGTGTAGAATCGTGACACTTTTTGTGTTCGATTGACCTGGCTCATTGAACATTTGGGCGAGGTATTTTCTGTAAATGCCGTACTGGTCAATCGCGACAAAAAGCACTCGCTGATTTGTCTTCAGTACATTCTTTACAGAAATCTTTGATCAAGACACTTTCTAAACACATGTTATTTAGCTGCTTCAAAAGAGCAGTTGATTGATACAGTTTTTTCTAGACTATTTACGCCGCAAACACAAAAGCGGTCATCGAGGAGGCTTTAATGCTTGAGGATACCGATGCTCTCGAAACCCAGGAGTGGTTGGATGCACTTGAGTCTGTCATTAAGCACAATGGCTCAGAGCGCGCAGCTTACCTGTTGTCTCAGCTTGCTAACAAGGCAACACAAACTGGGGTGAGACTACCCTCCGCCATCACTACACCTTATGTGAATACAATCCCTGCTAGCGACGAAAAACGTCACCCAGGGGATTTATTCATGGAGCGGAAAATCCGTTCCCTGGTACGTTGGAATGCTATGGCAATGGTCATGCGCGCCAACGACAATGAAGATGCGCTTGGTGGGCACATCTCGACATTCTCCTCGGCGGCAACATTATATGAAGTGGGTTTCAACCACTTCTTCCGGGCCAACAACGGCGACCAGCTAGGTGACCTGGTTTTCTTCCAGGGCCACAGTGCTCCCGGTATCTACGCCCGTTCCTATGTTGAAGGTCGTTTATCCGAAGAGCAATTGGATAACTTCCGTCGCGAAGTGGACGGCAACGGTCTTTCTTCTTACCCACACCCCTGGTTGATGCCGGATTACTGGCAGTTCCCAACCGTATCCATGGGCTTGGGGCCAATCCAGGCAATCTATCAAGCACACGTTATGCGTTATATGTCCGCGCGCGGTTTATCGCCACGTGGCGACCGTCGTGTTTGGGCCTTCCTGGGCGATGGTGAAACGGACGAGCCGGAATCCTTAGGTGCGATTTCCATGGCCGGTCGCGAACAGTTGGAAAACCTGACTTTCGTCATCAACTGTAACCTTCAGCGTCTTGATGGCCCTGTGCGTGGTAACGGTAAAATCATGCAGGAGCTGGAAGGCGTTTTCCGCGGTGCAGGTTGGAACGTCATCAAGCTTGTCTGGGGTGACCAATGGGATCGCCTGCTGGAAAAAGACACTACTGGTTTGTTGCAAAAGCGCATGAACGAAGTAGTCGACGGCGAACTGCAAAACTACAAAGCCAATGGCGGTGCTTACACACGTAAACACTTCTTCGGCAAATACCCAGAGTTGCTGGAACTGGTGAAAGACCTGTCTGACGATGACATTATGAAGCTCAATCGTGGCGGTCATGATCCTCAGAAAGTTTACGCAGCCTACGCTGAAGCGGCGGCCCATAAAGGTCAGCCTTCAGTCATTCTGGTTCAGACAGTAAAAGGTTACGGTCTGGGTGCAGCGGGCGAGTCAGCCAACATCACCCACTCGGTGAAGAAGCTGGATATTGAAAGCCTGAAAAAATTCCGCGACCGTTTTGCGATTCCGGTATCCGACGATGATCTGAAAAATGTGCCTTACTATCGTCCAGCACCCGACTCGCCAGAAATGGTCTACATGCGTAAGCGTCGTGAAGAGTTAGGCGGTTACCTGCCAGCGCGTCAGGCAGACTTTGATGCCTTGAATATTCCTTCCCTGGATACCTTTAAAGGCCTGCTTAAGTCTACCGGCGATCGTGAAATATCAACGACAATGGCGTTTGTTCGCTACCTATCGACTCTGGCCAAAGACAAAAATATAGGCAAACAAGTTGTGCCTATCGTGCCAGACGAGGCGCGTACCTTTGGTATGGAAGGCATGTTCCGTCAGTTGGGCATCTACTCTTCAGCGGGTCAAAAATACACACCACATGATCACGATCAGATCATGTACTACAAAGAAGACAAAAAAGGCCAGATTCTGGAAGAAGGCATCAACGAAGCCGGTGCAATGTCTGCCTGGATTGCCTGTGGTATTTCCTACAGCACATACAATATCCCGCTTGTGCCTTTCTATGTGTATTACTCCATGTTTGGCTTCCAGCGTATTGGTGACCTGGCCTGGTTGGCCGGTGATATCCAGGCGCGTGGCTTCATGATTGGTGCAACTTCAGGTCGTACCACATTGAACGGTGAAGGCTTGCAGCATCAGGATGGTCACAGTCACTTGATGGCAAATACCATTCCAAACTGCCGATCTTACGATCCAACCTATGCCTATGAGTTGGCGGTGATCATCACCGACGGTATGAAGCGCATGTTTGTTGAAAAACAAAACTGCTTCTACTACATCACGACCATGAATGAAAACTACAGCCACCCAGACATGCCGCTAGGCGCTGAGGAAGGCATTATCCGTGGTATTTACAAGCTCAAAGACGGCAAGAAAAACGTTAAGAAGAAAAAAGTACAACTTATGGGTTGTGGCTCAATTCTTCGTGAAGTGGAAGCGGCAGCAGAATTACTCCGTGAAGACTGGGGCGTGGAATCCGATATCTGGAGTGTGACCAGCGTGAACGAACTTACGCGCGACGGTCAGGCCGCAGAGCGTTGGAACCTTCTTCACCCGGAAGCAGAACCGCGTAAGCCGTATCTGACTCAGCAGTTGGAAGGTGCCGATGGCCCATTCGTTATTTCGACTGACTACATGAAAGCCTACGGTGAACAATTGCGCCGGTTTGTTCCTGGTTCCTACACGGTATTGGGTACCGATGGCTTTGGTCGCAGTGATAGCCGCGCCAAATTGCGTCACTTCTTCGAAGTGGATCGTCACTATGTGGTGATTGCCGCGCTAAATGCGCTGGCCGAAGAAGGCAGCATGAAGAAAGCCGACGTTGTTGAAGCCATCAAAAAATATGGCATCAACCCCGAAAAAATTGATCCGATGACTTGCTAATAGGAGCGTTAATCAGTGGCTAAAGAAATTATTAAAGTACCTGATATTGGCGGTTCCGAAAACGTCGACGTTATTGAAGTCAGCGTTGCGCCAGGTGACGTGATTGCTGTGGAAGACACGCTGGTTGTCCTGGAATCCGATAAAGCGTCTATGGATGTTCCCTCACCGAAAGCCGGTAAAGTGATTTCCGTGTTGCTTAAAGAAGGGGATACCTGTTCCGAAGGTGATGCGCTGATTGAACTGGAAACCGAAGGCGCTGGCGAAGCGGAAAGTGAGCCAGCACAAGCGCCTGCCCCTGCGGCAGAAGCGCCCAAGGCTGAGCCTGAAGTCGCACCGGCACCCGCCGCACAATCCGGTGGTAAACTGGTGGTTCCGGTTCCAGACCTTGGTGGTGACTCCAGTGCAGACGTGATTGAAATCTGTGTTGCAGTCGGCGATGACATCGAAGAGGGGGATTCCCTCATCGTATTGGAGAGCGATAAAGCCTCCATGGAAG includes:
- the aceE gene encoding pyruvate dehydrogenase (acetyl-transferring), homodimeric type — its product is MLEDTDALETQEWLDALESVIKHNGSERAAYLLSQLANKATQTGVRLPSAITTPYVNTIPASDEKRHPGDLFMERKIRSLVRWNAMAMVMRANDNEDALGGHISTFSSAATLYEVGFNHFFRANNGDQLGDLVFFQGHSAPGIYARSYVEGRLSEEQLDNFRREVDGNGLSSYPHPWLMPDYWQFPTVSMGLGPIQAIYQAHVMRYMSARGLSPRGDRRVWAFLGDGETDEPESLGAISMAGREQLENLTFVINCNLQRLDGPVRGNGKIMQELEGVFRGAGWNVIKLVWGDQWDRLLEKDTTGLLQKRMNEVVDGELQNYKANGGAYTRKHFFGKYPELLELVKDLSDDDIMKLNRGGHDPQKVYAAYAEAAAHKGQPSVILVQTVKGYGLGAAGESANITHSVKKLDIESLKKFRDRFAIPVSDDDLKNVPYYRPAPDSPEMVYMRKRREELGGYLPARQADFDALNIPSLDTFKGLLKSTGDREISTTMAFVRYLSTLAKDKNIGKQVVPIVPDEARTFGMEGMFRQLGIYSSAGQKYTPHDHDQIMYYKEDKKGQILEEGINEAGAMSAWIACGISYSTYNIPLVPFYVYYSMFGFQRIGDLAWLAGDIQARGFMIGATSGRTTLNGEGLQHQDGHSHLMANTIPNCRSYDPTYAYELAVIITDGMKRMFVEKQNCFYYITTMNENYSHPDMPLGAEEGIIRGIYKLKDGKKNVKKKKVQLMGCGSILREVEAAAELLREDWGVESDIWSVTSVNELTRDGQAAERWNLLHPEAEPRKPYLTQQLEGADGPFVISTDYMKAYGEQLRRFVPGSYTVLGTDGFGRSDSRAKLRHFFEVDRHYVVIAALNALAEEGSMKKADVVEAIKKYGINPEKIDPMTC
- a CDS encoding insulinase family protein, with amino-acid sequence MAYGVENKQSSTLDIVTPVSDQREYQYLELENGLRVFIISDSEAERSAAALDVNVGSGNDPADRMGLAHFLEHMLFLGTKKYPSSSEFQDFVTGHGGQHNAYTSLEHTAYVFDIENSAFAQGLDRFAQFFISPLFDQTYIERERNAVHSEFRSKYRNEGRRQMDVLRTVLDSSHPLAKFSTGNLDTLNVDSPRPLYDDLVRFYKEHYSADNMSLVLVSNQSVAALAALSQELFGDVPKRQVKNTITSSAEFIAKDRLPAEIQIQPLTESRTLSLLFPVPPTVEYYREKPLSYLGFFLGHEGKGSLLSALKTHNWVTALSAGAGMDWPGGELFSVQMELTEEGVKHIADIEALFFEYTALLKNKGIAKWRFEEMKKSGQMNFQYADKISAYREAMYYSRSMHDVPIRDIFSSLYLFENYDEKLIRRYLSYLSPRNLVRKIVAPGVESEQVSPFYQTPYVFMENVAVKAACQSDVCNSLKQSLALPEPNSYLPENFTLQGKTEQKQPILIDQADAYKVWYAPDNEFELPVAYVKARFKLPDVASSAEGYIAAKIALELLKESMNETAYAASMGGLSYQLKTNSRGIDLNFSGYDDSLDKLVLDVASDIRKYRKNKKYRKALNKKYFEQIRNDFIREHKNKKLATPYHQLLTEMPAVLYHPYWSWEEENTALENITFDSFSRYSERLLDTAQAEVFIYGNWTSVEARAVSRPVLKIIKSFDGVFGVKRAKSPVIAEGVVVNLPQTDTIPTVEVPVNHQDKAVVAYYQGPDDTLATQARMRLLGQSIETLFYHRLRTEQQLGYIVNASFYPIREVPAIVALVQSPSVEPEKILEHIHQFFIDSESQVFAQLERDKQALINILTEKAQGQAEQVNQWWTSILVDDLTFDEYQRMADLVRGFTLEDMKTFYRSVFVESAKPLVVLTPISAQSALPLRKVEDYEAFRAKQKAYVYP